In Raphanus sativus cultivar WK10039 chromosome 5, ASM80110v3, whole genome shotgun sequence, the following proteins share a genomic window:
- the LOC108857406 gene encoding probable thylakoidal processing peptidase 2, chloroplastic gives MAIRVTFTYSSYVARNIASSAATRVVGGTGDVRSCFDYYLRPRIFNHDLDKPPPSSSSPMYSTIARELLEEGSKSPLVSGMISVMKLTGAPDLLGMNSATALGISPFKASSVIPFLRGSKWMPCSIPATLTTDVDRGGNVKVDLSRKGSSFGNGWVNKLLNICSEDAKAAFTAVTVSLLFRSALAEPKSIPSMSMYPTLDVGDRVMAEKVSYLFRRPEVSDIVIFKAPPVLVEHGYNCTDVFIKRIVASEGDWVEVCDGKLLVNDAVQEEDFVLEPIDYEMEPMLVPEGYVFVLGDNRNKSFDSHNWGPLPIKNIIGRSVFRYWPPSKVSDTIHHHEQVIQKGAVDVS, from the exons ATGGCGATTAGGGTTACCTTCACATACTCCAGCTACGTCGCCAGGAACATCGCTTCCTCCGCCGCGACTCGCGTCGTCGGCGGCACCGGAGACGTCCGGTCATGCTTCGATTACTATCTCCGTCCCAGGATCTTCAACCACGATCTCGACAAACCTCCTCCGTCCTCATCTTCCCCTATGTACTCCACCATCGCTAGGGAGCTCCTCGAGGAAGGAAGCAAGAGCCCGCTCGTCTCCGGGATGATCTCCGTCATGAAGCTAACCGGAGCTCCGGATCTGCTGGGGATGAACAGCGCCACCGCCCTCGGGATCTCGCCGTTCAAGGCTTCTTCCGTGATTCCGTTTCTGAGGGGGTCTAAGTGGATGCCTTGCAGCATTCCGGCGACGCTGACGACGGATGTCGATAGGGGAGGGAATGTGAAGGTGGATCTTAGTCGTAAAGGCTCGAGCTTTGGGAACGGATGGGTTAACAAGCTGTTGAATATATGCTCGGAGGATGCTAAGGCGGCGTTCACTGCGGTGACTGTTTCTCTTCTGTTCCGTTCCGCGTTGGCTGAGCCAAAGTCCATACCTTCCATGTCTATGTACCCTACTCTTGATGTGGGTGATCGTGTTATGGCTGAGAAG GTCTCGTACTTGTTCAGAAGGCCAGAGGTTTCTGATATAGTCATCTTCAAGGCTCCTCCTGTTTTGGTG GAACATGGTTATAATTGTACTGATGTATTCATAAAAAGGATAGTTGCAAGCGAAGGTGACTGGGTTGAA GTTTGTGATGGAAAGCTCTTAGTGAATGATGCAGTTCAAGAAGAGGATTTTGTATTAGAGCCAATTGACTACGAAATGGAACCAATG TTGGTCCCTGAAGGTTATGTCTTTGTCCTAGGAGACAACCGCAACAAAAGCTTTGACTCTCATAACTG GGGTCCACTTCCGATAAAGAACATTATCGGAAGATCTGTGTTTAGGTATTGGCCACCGAGTAAAGTTTCAGACACAATACACCACCATGAGCAAGTTATCCAAAAGGGGGCTGTTGATGTTTCTTGA
- the LOC108856804 gene encoding UDP-xylose transporter 3, protein MSEGQKFQLGTIGALSLSVVSSVSIVICNKALISTLGFTFATTLTSWHLLVTFCSLHVALWMKMFEHKPFDPRAVMGFGILNGISIGLLNLSLGFNSVGFYQMTKLAIIPCTVLLETLFFRKKFSRKIQFSLTILLLGVGIATVTDLQLNMLGSVLSVLAVITTCVAQIMTNTIQKKFKVSSTQLLYQSCPYQAITLFVTGPFLDGLLTNQNVFAFKYTSQVVFFIVLSCMISVSVNFSTFLVIGKTSPVTYQVLGHLKTCLVLAFGYVLLKDPFNWRNILGIMVAVIGMVVYSYFCSVETQQKASETSTQLPQMKESEKDPLIAAENGSGVLSDGGGVGVGVQKTTAPVWNSNKDFQA, encoded by the exons ATGAGCGAGGGCCAGAAGTTCCAGCTTGGAACAATCGGCGCTTTGAGTTTGTCCGTTGTGTCGTCTGTGTCGATCGTGATCTGTAACAAGGCGCTTATTAGCACCCTTGGCTTCACCTTCG CGACTACGTTGACAAGTTGGCATCTATTGGTCACGTTTTGTTCCCTTCATGTGGCACTATGGATGAAGATGTTTGAACACAAACCTTTTGATCCACGAGCTGTGATGGGATTTGGCATACTGAATGGGATATCCATTGGACTATTAAACCTCAGCCTTGGCTTTAATTCCGTTGGTTTTTACCAG ATGACAAAACTAGCAATCATCCCCTGTACTGTTCTCTTGGAGACCCTCTTCTTCAGGAAAAAGTTCAG TCGAAAAATTCAGTTTTCATTAACCATCCTTCTCCTTGGTGTTGGAATTGCGACCGTCACAGATCTTCAGCTTAATATGCTGGGTTCAGTCTTGTCGGTGCTGGCTGTTATCACAACTTGCGTTGCTCAAATT ATGACAAATACCATCCAGAAGAAGTTCAAAGTTTCATCCACGCAGCTTCTTTATCAGTCTTGCCCTTATCAAGCAATTACACTTTTTGTCACTGGCCCATTTTTAGATGGGCTCCTAACCAACCAGAACGTGTTTGCTTTCAAGTACACTTCTCAAGTTGTG TTCTTCATCGTCCTGTCCTGCATGATATCAGTCTCTGTAAACTTCAGCACTTTTCTGGTCATTGGGAAAACGTCTCCGGTCACATATCAGGTTCTCGGACATCTAAAAACATGCCTGGTTCTAGCATTTGGCTATGTGTTGCTGAAGGACCCATTCAATTGGCGCAACATTCTTGGTATTATGGTGGCTGTGATTGGAATGGTTGTTTATTCCTATTTCTGCTCGGTTGAAACTCAGCAGAAGGCAAGTGAAACATCAACCCAGTTGCCTCAG ATGAAAGAGAGCGAGAAGGATCCGCTAATAGCAGCTGAAAATGGAAGCGGAGTGTTATCAGATGGTGGTGGTGTTGGTGTGGGCGTGCAAAAGACGACAGCTCCTGTATGGAACTCGAATAAAGATTTTCAAGCCTAA